The proteins below come from a single Plantactinospora sp. KBS50 genomic window:
- a CDS encoding MarR family winged helix-turn-helix transcriptional regulator, protein MDDQERDVVDAHVARWADHWKDNPAFGAETEGALTRMGHILRRMHRDQAAAFTDPDFTIEDYRTLHALMVQPYPTEATPAQLAEIAAVTRAAMTSRLDRLAEAGLITRETSATDRRRVLVRPTAAGRQAWERHIFASLRREQQLLRALSTEELVQLNALLRRVIRSFDE, encoded by the coding sequence GTGGACGATCAGGAACGGGACGTCGTCGATGCCCACGTGGCCCGCTGGGCGGACCACTGGAAGGACAATCCCGCGTTCGGCGCCGAAACCGAGGGGGCACTAACCCGGATGGGGCACATCCTGCGCCGGATGCACCGGGACCAGGCCGCGGCGTTCACCGACCCGGACTTCACCATCGAGGACTACCGCACGCTGCACGCACTCATGGTCCAGCCGTACCCCACCGAGGCCACCCCGGCACAACTGGCCGAGATCGCCGCCGTCACCCGGGCGGCCATGACCAGCCGGCTGGACCGGCTCGCCGAGGCCGGCCTGATCACCCGGGAGACCTCGGCCACGGACCGACGCCGAGTGCTCGTCCGCCCCACCGCGGCCGGACGGCAGGCCTGGGAACGGCACATCTTCGCGTCGCTGCGCCGCGAGCAGCAGCTCCTGCGGGCGCTGAGCACCGAGGAACTGGTCCAGCTCAACGCGCTGCTGCGCCGGGTGATCCGGTCGTTCGACGAGTGA
- a CDS encoding GNAT family N-acetyltransferase, translated as MLIPDYPVRTDRLDLRPFEDGDLAALHAYLSRPDVARYLYQGPADDAASRAALERKRQPTALRAAGDALNLAVVVRATGRLVGDVLLFWTNAEHRQGEIGYILHPDAGRQGYATEAARAMLRLGFDGLGLHRIVGRLDARNTASARVLERLGMRREAHLRENEYVKGEWTDEVVYALLAREWRAAGGPA; from the coding sequence ATGCTGATCCCTGACTACCCGGTGCGGACCGACCGGTTGGACCTGCGCCCCTTCGAGGATGGCGACCTGGCGGCCCTGCACGCCTACCTCTCCCGGCCGGACGTGGCGCGGTACCTCTACCAGGGGCCGGCGGACGACGCGGCCAGCCGGGCCGCGCTGGAGCGCAAGCGGCAGCCCACGGCGTTGCGGGCCGCCGGCGATGCCCTCAACCTGGCCGTCGTGGTCCGCGCCACCGGCCGGCTGGTCGGGGATGTCCTCCTGTTCTGGACCAACGCCGAGCACCGGCAGGGCGAGATCGGGTACATCCTGCACCCGGACGCCGGCCGCCAGGGGTACGCCACCGAGGCGGCCCGGGCAATGCTGCGGCTCGGGTTCGACGGGCTCGGCCTGCACCGGATCGTGGGCCGGCTGGATGCCCGCAACACCGCGTCCGCGCGGGTGCTGGAACGGCTCGGCATGCGGCGCGAGGCACACCTGCGGGAGAACGAGTACGTCAAGGGGGAGTGGACCGACGAGGTCGTCTACGCCCTGCTCGCCCGGGAGTGGCGGGCGGCAGGTGGTCCGGCCTGA
- a CDS encoding YebC/PmpR family DNA-binding transcriptional regulator: protein MSGHSKWATTKHKKAVIDAKRGKMFAKLIKNVEVAARTGGGDPAGNPTLYDAIQKAKKNSVPNDNIDRAVKRGSGLEAGGAEYQTIMYEGYGPNGVALLIECLTDNRNRAATEVRTALTRNGGSLADAGSVSYMFSRKGVVIVPKGALSEDDVLMAVLDAGAEEVNDLDEAYEVVSEPGDLIAVRSALQDAGIEYESAESSLIPSVNVPLDEDGARKIFKLIDVLEDCDDVQNVYANFDVSDEIMAAVG, encoded by the coding sequence ATGTCCGGCCACTCCAAGTGGGCGACGACCAAGCACAAGAAGGCGGTCATCGACGCCAAGCGCGGCAAGATGTTCGCCAAGCTGATCAAGAACGTCGAGGTGGCGGCCCGGACCGGCGGCGGCGACCCGGCGGGCAACCCGACGCTCTACGACGCCATCCAGAAGGCCAAGAAGAACTCGGTCCCGAACGACAACATCGACCGCGCGGTCAAGCGCGGGTCCGGTCTGGAGGCCGGCGGCGCCGAGTACCAGACGATCATGTACGAGGGGTACGGGCCGAACGGTGTCGCGCTGCTGATCGAGTGCCTCACCGACAACCGCAACCGGGCGGCCACCGAGGTGCGCACCGCGTTGACCCGTAACGGCGGTTCGCTGGCCGACGCCGGTTCGGTGTCGTACATGTTCTCCCGCAAGGGCGTGGTGATCGTCCCGAAGGGCGCGCTGAGCGAGGACGACGTGCTGATGGCCGTGCTGGATGCCGGCGCCGAGGAGGTCAACGACCTCGACGAGGCGTACGAGGTGGTGAGCGAGCCGGGTGACCTGATCGCGGTCCGTTCGGCGTTGCAGGACGCCGGCATCGAGTACGAGTCGGCGGAGTCCTCGCTGATCCCCAGCGTGAACGTGCCGCTGGACGAGGACGGCGCGCGCAAGATCTTCAAGCTGATCGACGTGCTGGAGGACTGCGACGACGTGCAGAACGTCTACGCGAACTTCGACGTCTCGGACGAGATCATGGCGGCCGTGGGCTGA
- the pdxS gene encoding pyridoxal 5'-phosphate synthase lyase subunit PdxS, with amino-acid sequence MAEMLKGGVIMDVVTPEQAKIAEDAGAVAVMALERVPADIRAQGGVSRMSDPDMIDGIISAVSIPVMAKARIGHFVEAQVLQALGVDYVDESEVLTPADYANHIDKWAFTVPFVCGATNLGEALRRITEGAAMIRSKGEAGTGDVSNATTHMRRIGAEIRRLTSLSPDELYVAAKELQAPYELVKEVAEAGKLPVVLFTAGGIATPADAAMMMQLGAEGVFVGSGIFKSGNPAQRAAAIVKATTFHDDPDVLAKVSRGLGEAMVGINVEEVPQPHRLAERGW; translated from the coding sequence ATGGCCGAGATGCTCAAGGGCGGTGTGATCATGGACGTGGTCACCCCGGAGCAGGCGAAGATCGCCGAGGACGCCGGCGCGGTCGCCGTGATGGCGCTGGAGCGGGTGCCGGCCGACATCCGCGCCCAGGGCGGCGTCTCCCGGATGAGCGACCCGGACATGATCGACGGCATCATCAGCGCGGTCTCCATCCCGGTGATGGCCAAGGCCCGGATCGGGCACTTCGTCGAGGCGCAGGTGCTCCAGGCCCTCGGCGTCGACTACGTCGACGAGTCCGAGGTGCTCACCCCGGCCGACTACGCCAACCACATCGACAAGTGGGCGTTCACCGTGCCGTTCGTCTGCGGTGCGACGAACCTCGGCGAGGCGCTGCGGCGGATCACCGAGGGCGCCGCGATGATCCGGTCCAAGGGCGAGGCGGGCACGGGCGACGTCTCCAACGCCACCACGCACATGCGGAGGATCGGCGCCGAGATCCGCCGGCTCACCTCGCTGTCCCCGGACGAGCTGTACGTCGCCGCCAAGGAACTCCAGGCGCCGTACGAGCTGGTCAAGGAGGTGGCCGAGGCCGGCAAGCTGCCGGTCGTGCTGTTCACCGCGGGCGGCATCGCCACCCCGGCGGACGCGGCCATGATGATGCAGCTCGGCGCCGAGGGCGTGTTCGTGGGCTCGGGAATCTTCAAGTCCGGCAACCCGGCGCAGCGTGCCGCCGCGATCGTGAAGGCCACCACCTTCCACGACGACCCGGACGTGCTGGCCAAGGTCTCCCGTGGACTGGGCGAGGCGATGGTCGGGATCAACGTCGAGGAGGTCCCGCAGCCGCACCGGCTGGCCGAGCGCGGTTGGTGA
- the pdxT gene encoding pyridoxal 5'-phosphate synthase glutaminase subunit PdxT: MDQPLIGVLALQGDVREHVRALTRTGARAVPVRRPAEVDEVDGLVIPGGESTTISKLAETFELLEPIRKRIGDGMPAYGSCAGMIMLAARVLDGRPDQRGFAGIDMTVRRNAFGRQVDSFELPVLIDGMPGPAFSAVFIRAPWVEQVADGVRVLGRVAEGSAAGRIVAVRQGNLMATSFHPELTGDHRVHAYFVELVRDALAAAADRR; encoded by the coding sequence ATGGACCAGCCGCTCATCGGCGTACTGGCCCTGCAGGGTGACGTCCGCGAGCACGTGCGGGCGTTGACGCGGACCGGCGCGCGGGCCGTGCCGGTCCGCCGGCCGGCCGAGGTGGACGAGGTGGACGGGCTGGTTATCCCCGGCGGGGAGTCCACCACGATCAGCAAGCTGGCCGAGACGTTCGAGCTGCTCGAACCGATCCGAAAGCGGATCGGTGACGGCATGCCGGCGTACGGGTCGTGCGCCGGCATGATCATGCTGGCGGCGCGGGTCCTCGACGGCCGGCCCGACCAGCGCGGCTTCGCGGGCATCGACATGACGGTCCGGCGCAACGCGTTCGGCCGGCAGGTGGACTCGTTCGAACTGCCGGTGCTGATCGACGGGATGCCCGGTCCGGCGTTCTCCGCGGTCTTCATCCGGGCGCCCTGGGTGGAGCAGGTCGCCGACGGGGTGCGGGTGCTCGGCCGGGTCGCCGAGGGGTCGGCCGCCGGCCGGATCGTCGCGGTCCGGCAGGGCAATCTGATGGCCACCTCGTTCCACCCCGAACTCACCGGTGACCACCGGGTGCACGCGTACTTCGTGGAGCTGGTCCGGGACGCGCTGGCCGCGGCGGCGGACCGTCGCTGA
- a CDS encoding MFS transporter, giving the protein MTLSWLGTGFQTVALGVAVIGAGGGPRQLGLVMASSVLSMLVCVLFGGVWADRLQPTRVMVLSDLVRFAATAGITVMFAAGTYRLAPLCALVAVSSGAGSFFGPAMTALKPMLVPAERRQSANATLSLAQTGCAVLGPALGGALVAVFGAPVGFAVNAVSFLASLLAALLIRVRAERAPRTGMLRELAAGRREITSRDWLLSGVLSATLFHVANGVILVLVQVVAIERLGGASAVGLIASAEGLGGVVGAAVGLRWRPHRLLGAGWLALLLMPFWVLAYVWPGILAAVMAGGLVGYAGLSFFGVAWETTLQDQVPRAALGRVASWDQLASFLAMPVGNALAGPLSDAYGVDPVLVVCAGVLLAALAVPMLVPGTWRITRPAAAVRTPVSAAVPAPAALPAVPAALSRPVSTGR; this is encoded by the coding sequence ATGACCCTGTCTTGGCTGGGCACCGGCTTCCAGACGGTCGCCCTCGGCGTCGCGGTCATCGGCGCCGGCGGCGGACCCCGGCAGCTCGGCCTGGTGATGGCCTCCTCGGTGCTGTCGATGCTGGTCTGTGTGCTGTTCGGCGGCGTCTGGGCCGACCGGCTCCAGCCCACCCGGGTGATGGTGCTGTCCGACCTGGTGCGGTTCGCCGCCACCGCCGGCATCACCGTGATGTTCGCCGCCGGCACGTACCGACTGGCCCCGCTCTGCGCGCTCGTGGCCGTGTCCTCCGGCGCCGGCAGCTTCTTCGGCCCGGCGATGACGGCGTTGAAACCGATGCTGGTGCCGGCCGAGCGCCGCCAGTCGGCCAACGCCACGCTCAGCCTGGCCCAGACCGGCTGCGCGGTCCTCGGCCCGGCGCTCGGCGGCGCACTGGTCGCCGTGTTCGGCGCACCGGTCGGCTTCGCGGTCAACGCGGTCAGCTTCCTGGCCTCCCTGCTGGCCGCGCTGCTCATCCGGGTCCGTGCCGAGCGCGCCCCGCGTACCGGCATGCTGCGGGAACTCGCCGCCGGCCGGCGGGAGATCACCAGCCGGGACTGGCTGCTGTCCGGGGTGCTGTCGGCAACGCTGTTCCACGTGGCGAACGGCGTGATCCTGGTGCTCGTACAGGTGGTCGCGATCGAGCGGTTGGGCGGCGCGAGCGCCGTGGGTCTGATCGCCTCGGCCGAAGGGCTCGGCGGGGTCGTCGGCGCGGCCGTGGGGCTCCGCTGGCGGCCGCACCGGCTGCTCGGCGCCGGCTGGCTCGCCCTGCTGCTGATGCCGTTCTGGGTGCTGGCCTACGTCTGGCCCGGGATCCTGGCCGCGGTCATGGCCGGCGGGCTCGTCGGGTACGCCGGGCTGTCGTTCTTCGGGGTGGCCTGGGAGACGACCCTCCAGGACCAGGTACCGCGGGCCGCCCTCGGCCGCGTCGCGTCCTGGGACCAGTTGGCCTCGTTCCTGGCGATGCCGGTCGGCAACGCACTGGCCGGGCCGCTGTCCGACGCGTACGGGGTGGACCCGGTCCTGGTGGTCTGCGCGGGTGTCCTGCTGGCGGCGCTCGCCGTACCGATGCTCGTGCCCGGCACCTGGCGGATCACCCGCCCCGCCGCCGCTGTGCGGACCCCGGTGTCCGCCGCCGTGCCCGCCCCAGCGGCGCTCCCGGCCGTACCCGCCGCCCTCTCTCGCCCCGTCTCGACCGGGCGGTGA
- a CDS encoding DUF397 domain-containing protein: MPAARWRKSSRSNSNGGNCVEVADNVPGVVLVRDSKDRDGGILTFGPGQWQGFVDLAKRIGPTD; this comes from the coding sequence ATCCCCGCCGCGCGGTGGCGGAAGTCCAGCCGCTCCAATTCCAACGGCGGCAACTGTGTCGAAGTTGCCGACAATGTTCCCGGCGTCGTCCTGGTCCGGGACAGCAAGGACCGCGACGGCGGCATCCTGACCTTCGGTCCGGGGCAGTGGCAGGGCTTCGTCGACCTCGCGAAGCGGATCGGCCCGACCGACTGA
- a CDS encoding MarR family winged helix-turn-helix transcriptional regulator, with protein MADISGDAPGEQPAEADLDRLVCDFERLMRLLRRATSPDGLSLTAASVLSRLDDLGPHRLSDLAVAEGVTQPAMTQLVSRLERDALAERAGDPADGRVVLVGITAAGRDRIRARRRARAERLRGLLAGLPAEDRAALARSLRIADRLTGSVADPVAGQADPVAGQAGPVAGQAGPAGAGDDEGELTG; from the coding sequence GTGGCGGACATCTCGGGCGATGCGCCCGGCGAGCAACCGGCCGAGGCCGATCTCGATCGGCTGGTCTGTGACTTCGAGCGGCTCATGCGGCTGCTGCGGCGGGCGACCTCGCCCGACGGGCTGAGCCTGACGGCCGCGTCCGTGCTGTCCCGGCTCGACGATCTCGGCCCGCACCGGCTCTCCGACCTGGCGGTCGCCGAGGGCGTGACCCAACCGGCGATGACCCAGCTGGTGTCCCGGCTGGAGCGTGACGCCCTGGCCGAACGGGCCGGCGACCCGGCCGACGGGCGGGTGGTGCTGGTCGGGATCACGGCGGCCGGGCGGGATCGGATCCGGGCGCGCCGGCGGGCACGGGCGGAGCGGCTGCGGGGTCTGCTGGCCGGGCTGCCGGCCGAGGACCGGGCGGCACTGGCCCGGTCGCTGCGGATCGCCGACCGGCTCACCGGCTCGGTGGCCGACCCGGTCGCAGGACAGGCCGACCCGGTCGCAGGACAGGCGGGCCCGGTCGCAGGACAGGCGGGCCCGGCGGGGGCCGGTGACGACGAGGGGGAACTCACGGGATGA
- a CDS encoding helix-turn-helix transcriptional regulator: MSNNGVPRILKYLRATHGGLTQDQLAERLSVSTSLIAKFETARLIPMPDTARRLDEVFDTGDLVQGLSRDARKTAPPDWFGPFADREREAVTLRSYEPQYVPGLLQTEAYARAVLDAGLLDESAAAEQLTVRLQRQATIRDGDRPPLMTFVLDAQALRRGDAELMKDQLVHLLDLAARSRLYVHVVPDDAGLYVGQSGPFVLATMPDGSTVAYLEDQLAGRTIIDPVQVASLVQCWDGVRSVALNHDQSQRLMSEMVNKL; the protein is encoded by the coding sequence ATGAGTAACAATGGTGTGCCGCGTATCCTGAAATATCTTCGCGCTACCCACGGCGGCCTCACCCAGGATCAGTTGGCCGAACGACTCAGCGTCAGCACCTCGCTCATTGCCAAATTCGAGACGGCCCGGCTGATTCCGATGCCGGACACCGCCCGCCGATTGGACGAAGTGTTCGACACCGGCGATCTCGTGCAGGGGCTGTCCCGCGACGCGCGCAAGACGGCGCCGCCGGACTGGTTCGGGCCGTTCGCCGACCGGGAACGCGAGGCCGTCACGCTGCGCTCCTATGAGCCGCAGTACGTCCCGGGCCTGCTCCAGACCGAGGCGTACGCGCGGGCCGTGCTGGACGCCGGACTGCTCGACGAGTCGGCCGCGGCCGAGCAGTTGACCGTCCGGCTACAGCGGCAGGCGACCATCAGGGACGGTGACCGGCCACCGCTGATGACGTTCGTTCTGGACGCCCAGGCGTTGCGTCGTGGTGACGCTGAGTTGATGAAGGATCAGCTCGTCCATCTGCTCGACCTCGCCGCGCGGTCCCGGCTCTATGTTCATGTCGTGCCGGACGACGCCGGCCTCTACGTCGGGCAGTCCGGCCCGTTCGTGCTGGCGACGATGCCGGACGGATCCACCGTCGCCTACCTGGAGGATCAGCTGGCCGGGCGGACCATTATCGACCCCGTCCAGGTGGCGTCTCTGGTGCAATGCTGGGATGGGGTACGCTCCGTAGCGCTGAATCATGACCAATCGCAGCGCTTGATGAGTGAAATGGTGAACAAGCTATGA